Proteins encoded in a region of the Raphanus sativus cultivar WK10039 chromosome 8, ASM80110v3, whole genome shotgun sequence genome:
- the LOC130499023 gene encoding uncharacterized protein LOC130499023, translating to MKAAEANRNPKRWCEFHSDHGHTTEDCIALKMEVAELLKKGYLREFLSDKAKNILNKEGPGLPIEAVLALPPQQDRVIDVITGGSEVSGISSAAAKKSTRNTKNGQEAEGPKRLLLGTDEISFTAREQERVLAPHHDALVISLTIANCLVKRILVDNGSSSNIIFHSAFADLGLEPTALTRRATPLVGFSGEVKQTLGQVLLPVYAKGVNQATNFLVVDCPSSYNVILGRPWIHDMGAVPSTLHQLVKFPTPWGIKAIKGDHENARSCYQTTLKGKTQVL from the coding sequence ATGAAGGCCGCTGAGGCTAATCGAAACCCCAAGCGATGGTGCGAGTTCCATAGTGACCATGGTCATACTACGGAGGATTGCATAGCCCTGAAGATGGAAGTCGCtgagctcctcaagaaaggTTACCTACGGGAGTTCCTCTCGGATAAAGCCAAGAACATTCTAAATAAAGAAGGTCCAGGTCTCCCTATCGAGGCAGTCCTTGCATTGCCACCACAGCAAGACCGGGTGATCGATGTCATCACAGGCGGATCAGAGGTAAGCGGAATTAGCAGTGCCGCAGCCAAGAAAAGTACTCGCAACACCAAAAAcggccaagaggccgagggtcccAAGCGCCTACTCCTGGGAACAGATGAGATCAGcttcactgcaagggagcagGAGAGGGTCCTTGCCCCTCATCACGACGCTCTcgtcatttcacttaccatagcaaactgcttggtAAAGCGGATACTAGTAGATaatgggagctccagcaacataaTCTTCCATTCGGCCTTCGCCGACCTGGGTTTGGAACCGACAGCTCTAACCAGAAGGGCGACTCCCCTtgtaggcttcagtggagaaGTCAAACAAACCTTGGGACAGGTCCTTCTTCCCGTGTATGCCAAAGGGGTAAACCAAGCCACGAATTTCCTGGTCGTCGACTGCCCCTCATCATACAACGTGATATtaggaaggccttggatccacgacatgggagccgtaccttcaACTTTGCACCAGCTGGTCAAGTTCCCAACCCCTTGGGGCATCAAAGCGATCAAGGGAGATCATGAGAATGCTAGGTCTTGCTATCAGACTACCCTTAAGGGAAAGACTcaggtcttatag